The Novibacillus thermophilus genome segment AGCCAACCGAGTTGCCGGAAGGAGAACCGCCAGACAATTTCATTCTCACCTTGAGATTTATATGGCAACACATGGTGTTCTCCAAACATGGCATTCCCCCTTTAAAGTTTTAATCCAAACAGACCCATAATCAACGAGACAATCCTGTCCGCCATGAAGACGACAATCAGCGCAAGGATAGCGTAACCGAATTTCGACTTAGCAGACGCCATGCGTTGTGGATTGCTTGACCCCCTAATAACAGAAACGCCCCCCAAACGAAGAGAACCGCTACAATGACACCAAAGATGGTGCGGACAAAAGTGACAATATTATCTGCCGCGGTATTCACTTCATTTTTAAGGGCGTTTTTATTGGGCTTCACATCTAGCGCAGCTTCAGCGGGGCTTGCGACAAATATGCTCACTAATACCGCCGCCAAAACTGCTAAAATCAAGACTTTCCTTCTCTCCATTAACTTGACGATCGCCACTTTTTAGACCTCCTCTTGCGTGAACGAGTTTTTTTTAACAGCCAATAATCCTTTTTCTACATCAGTCTCACCCCCTCACCCTAAGAGAATAAAAAAAAGAACGCGGATAGGCGTTCCTTAATAGGTACGGTGCACTTTAACACTTAATTTGCCTCTTATGGTTATTGGTACATTCACACTCTCCTCGTACCCGTTATGGTATCTCGATGTCACTTTAAATTCATACGTTCCAGGCGTGAGATTTTCATATACGGGATCGTAAAAAGAACTTCTCCACTCATCCCCATCTTTAGTTAATTCCACCCTTTTTGGCCCCGTATCGAAAGGCGATTCCACAAACACCTCTACCGCTTTATCACTCGTCTCGGCGACGATAATAAACGGCTCACCGGCGAGAAACTCATGCTCTGCACGACCGGTTTCCCGACGAAGTTCCTCCCACCTCGGGCATGTTCCACACGTGCTTCTAACTGTTTGGGGACTACAAAGGATTGGACTGGAGACCAACTCGACCAATCGCCGTGTACATCCCTTCCCATTACACTCCAATAGTACGTCTGGTTCGGGTTTCGATGAGAAAAGTCGAAGGTGTAAGTTGTGATCCAATTTCCGGAAATACTTAATACGTCATCTCCACCCGGAGTTGTCCCGATTTTTAACCGGTACTGATTCATTCCGTCTTTTTCCGGATCGTTCGCCCGCCACTTTAATTCGACTTTTGTTTGACCCATCTCTGTCACATAACCTGATGGAGGAAATAATGGTTCGATCTCAGGTGCTAGATTATATATCTCCAATCCGGTTTTTGTATTGGAATGAGATGCGCCATACGGGTCGGTTACCGTTAAGCGCAGGTCATATATACCAACCTCTGGGAACTTAACACGCGGTTCTTTTGTTGTTGAAAACTGCTTCCAACCCGATGATCCCTGCAAACGGTACTCCCATTTGTACGTCAAGCTGTCGCCATCTGGATCACTTGACATGTTAACAAACGAGACATCGCGCAATCTGTCCGTTTTACTGGGACTAAACTGAAAGACTGCTTCAGGCGTTCTGTTTCGCACTGTAAACGACCTTGTTGGTGCCCAGTCCGACCAGTCCCCTAACTCGTCACGGGCCATGACTGTCCAGTAGTAAGTTTGATTAGGTGGACGTTCGGAAAAATCGAAGGTGTAGGATGTGCGCCAACTTCCGGAGGTATTGGCAACGTCGGAGGCCCCCGGCGATGTTCCGATTTTTAGCCTGTAGTTCGTAATACGATCTCCTTCTATATCGCTAGCCGTCCACCTTAGTTCGATTCGGTTGTTGTTGGCATTTGTGACGGAATCATTAGCCGGTGAGGACAGTTTTACAATGGGAGCATGGTTGAAGTATCCGATTTCTGCCGTTTTCAACTCTTTATTGTTACGGTTCCTCCCTCCAGCTGCAATGACGTGGCCGTCCGGAAGAATAGCAGCAGCCGGAAGCCTGCGCACTGAAGTCAGTTCGCCTATCTTCTCCCAGGAGTTGTCTTCAGGACGATAGACTTCTACCGTATCTAAGTTAGTTCCACTCCTCCGGCCCCCCATTACCAAAATTCTGCCGTCTCTTAGTCTACCCGATTTGACCGCTGCTTTCGCTTCCGTCATACTGGCAGCGGTTGTCCACTTTTTGTTTGAGGGTCATATATTTCAGCTGAGCTTGGTATTTACCGTTATCATCGGTCCCGCCAGCAAAAAGGATTTTTCCGTTTGCCAATACTTCCATCACAAAACTAAAGCGTGTCGTTCTCATATTTCCGACCGATGACCACGTGTTCGATTTAGGATCATAGATCTCCATCGATCGTATCCGTTGGGTCTCATCATTGCGACCACCGGCAACCAATACACGTCCGTCAAGAAGTTTGACCATCCGGTAATTACGTCTGGGCGTTTTCATTGGGGCCGCATACGACCAGGTATTGGTTTTGGGGTTGTATATTTCAACTGTATTTGTCGCTCTTGGCTTCGGATCTGGGCTAAATTTGGTTCGACCGCCAGGTACTAATACTCTCCCGTCATCCAGTGTAACGGCTTCTATTTCTAACCGCCTTTCTTTCATAGGGGCTTTGTATACCCACCTGTCCCGGTTTTTGTCATATAACTCAACTGTCCTTGAAATTTGATTTGTTTTTTCTCCCGACGCACCCCCAATTACAAGAAAATCTCCATTATTCAGTACTACCCCCGCTGGCCCATGCCCCCTTGCTTCATTCATATCGGCAATACGCCGCCAATTTCCGTCAGCTGCCTGTACACCTTCATGAGGGAACATTATAGAGGTAAAGAGGACGAGAGTGACGATAACTATTAATCCCCTTTTTCCTTTAAACAATAAGAAAACCTCCCCCTACACCATAAAAAACTTTTGCACTACACCAGCGACGATTACACTCATACCAATTAAAAAAGCCGCAGGAAAGCGGACAGGTTGGATACCAGATCCTGTTTTGCTGACAAACCCCCTTACGTCTTGTATTAACAAAGTCAAAATTTGCCCCGGCTTATAATCGGCTTGTTTAACTAAATGAACAATCCCGATCAAAAGATGCCCTGTCATGTAAAGGATAAAAGCGAGCCCCATCATACGAATGTCTGCTGTAATGCTACCCAAAACGGCAAACAGCTTCACGTCTCCCGCACTCGTCATTTTAATCAGGTAAATAACGAAAAAGATCGTAAAACTAACGGCCAGCGTTTCAATGGACGCTCGCCATGTCCCTTGCAATACGTGCAACATTATAGCTAGTCCCAAATGAATAGGAGCACCTTGTTATAGATTTTGAAATACTTAAAATCAGTATAAGACGTGTAGGCGACGGCAAAGCCCAACAGTAACAAAAGCAAAGGTTCAATCATCAACCGTGACCGCCACCTCAGCTATTGCCGATGTATAAAGGGTAGTCATCCCGCCGCCGAATTTGGGGATGTCAGCCTTTACAACCGCCCAAATCCCCGGATTTTCAAACATATGGGTTAATCTCCCATCGGAAACACTTCTCGGGAATGTTCCTCCTTCTACGACTTGAAACGTCTCCACATCCCACATGTCTATTCCTCTTATATTGTCTTCAAGGTACTGATCAAACTTTTGCCTCGCCTCCGCCTCATCAAAGTCTACATTGCCTTCAAGTGCTAAAACATCATCTGAATACGCATGAGCTGCGGCTTTAACGGCCCGATTGACGGCACTTTTTAGTTGGTGTTGAGCGGTTATGTTAACCGCTTGTGTCACAACAAAAAACATAAAAAGGGTGATGGTCACGATCACAAACATGTATTGAATCGTGGCCATCCCTTGCTCATTGCGGAATATATTCCGAGATAATGGTGCCTTTAAGATAGAGATAATCGTTGTCAAGGTTATCACCTCCGATTAATCCCATAATGGCACCATATAAATTTTTTCCTGGGCGAGGAGCTGTAATCCCTACTTCGATGACACTTCCTTTTTCTACCCGACCTCTGGTTGTATCTGATGTGAAACTGGCATTTTGTATTCCCTGTCGTTCTAAGTCGCTTTTGATTGTATTTTCTATTGCGGTCGTTACCCCTCCTTCAACCGCCGCCATTTCAAGTGCACGGTCGAGTTGTTGCTGCAAGGTGTTAATGGATTGGAATTCAACCAACACCGCTATTGGAAAGAACATGACAAATGTCATGACTAAAGCACCAACCATAAACTCTACAGTTGACATTCCGCGTTCATCTATAATGCATCGTTTAATAACTTCTCCCCTTCCGGCTATAAAAAAAAGTCGAAGGGAGGAAAATCCCCCCTGTGATGGGCATGGGAGGCGTTTTTTTATCTTGTTGCCTCTGTACCCGCTTCTTCTATCGCTTGTCCAACTTTATCCGCTGTCCCTTCAATCTCAGGTTTAAATACTCCGGTAAATACGAAGAGGGCTAATAACACCATAACACCTGCGCCCACAATGTACTCCAGCGTGCTTAATCCACTTTCATCTTTCCAGAACTGTTGAATGCTTCTTACCATACAAATCATTCCTCCTAGATCGTTTAATTTGGTTGATACCAGTCTGTTTCATACTGATCCGGCGCCAGTTCCTTTTGTTCTTTGACAACTGGTTGAATCGCAAATACAAAAGCGGCAATGGCAATCGCGGCCACAGCTGCTGATCCAATCAAAAATTCGAGTGTGCTCACCCCCTCGTGATCCTTCCAACAACGTTGGAGCTTCCGCCTCATGCAATCCCTCCATTCTCTTTAATCTCTCTTCTTAAATCTTCACCACCACCTTTCACTTATAGGCATAAAAAAAGGAAACGTTGATCAATAACGTTTCCTTTGGATGTGTTAATTTAGATTAACCTATCGTAAACCCATCAAACATGCTTAATGCCTGAACAATAAGGGGATAAAACCACGAGATTACGGCCGCGCTGAACGGTACCATGAGTAACAACGTGTGGTAAACAGGCTTTTTAGTAGCGTTTTGTATCCGCTTATAGTGATTGGTCTGAGACACCTGTTCTTTGTAGTTTTCTAACATCACAATGGCATGTTCACTTCCTTGTGCCAGCTGAACGAGCAAACCAGATAGTAATTGCAACTGAATCACATCGCTTTTTTCCAGCCTTATGATAGCTTCAATGGACCTTTTGGGTTGTGCCATGCGTCCAAAACAGGTTTCATTTGCCTATAAATCGGTTGAGATACATGGATGGAATCCCTCAACGCTTGTTCCATAGTACTGCCTGATTTCACAAGACTAATAAAGGCATCTAAAAAGATTGGCAATTCAAAGGCAAGTTTTCTTCTTCCTTTTTGGATAGATGAATCAAAATCCGCTTTAAAAAGGTCGCAGAAAAGAAAAATGCGGCAAATATTAAGTAGCCGGTCATCCACTCCCCCGTAAGAAAGAAATATAACCCAAGTAATATTCCTGTATAAAACAGGCACTTTTCCACGATCACAACCGATTTGGAGTCACGGTAAAAGGCAACTCTAACTTTGCAAGAGCCTTTTCAAGTTTAGGATCAGATTTAATAGGGTTGTCTCGATTTTGTTCTTGAACCCGGTTAGCAATTGATAAACACCATACCCAAAAACAGGCTCCAACCCCTAAGGAAACTGCTGCTGTCAGCACGTTCATTCCACCTCTTTTCTATCCAAATAATAAAGATCGCTAAACTCACCAAGAGAAGAACGGCTACAACCGTCACGATACTGCGTCCCAGCGGTTCAGTGGTAACAAACCCATAATTCCCTGGCAGATTGTAAAGAAACAGCCCCATCGCCGATATCATGAGGATCAAATGAATCATGCGCGTTTGCGCCATCTCCGCTTTTTCCCGCTGTGTTTCAATTTGGCTCGTTTTCATCTGTTTCACTAAATTAAACAGACCATCCTCGATGTCTGCTCCCCGTTCTTCCCTGAGTAACAAAAGATTCACAAACTGTCTTGCCCACCGGTTATTTACACGTCGCCCTAAACCCTTCCAGTACTTCATGCACCCGATACCCCGTATACATCTCTCTTGCGATTCGCGCAAACTCCGATTTGATCGGTTCCGGCAGTTGTTTTGACGCATGATCAAAACTCCTGGCCAGATTTTTTACCGCCACATATTCGGCACTAAACACTTCAATGCTGACGATAAACTATCCATCATATTCATACGGTAACGTGTGGCTTTGTAAGCGATAAAGAAAGTTGGAAGATACCCAAACAGAATACACAGCAACATACCGACAAAGACATTCTTTAATCCATATCCACCGATTGCGCCGGCCACCACGCCAATAGCGGTATAAAAGAGCCATCTGTCTGCAGTTATAGAGAGGCCTGCGGCGTCGATAATTGAGCAATCGGCCGAAACCATTTCGGTGCTTTTTTTACATGTTGCTTTGGTTCGTGCATTCTTCCTGTTCATGAACATATAGGATACTGAGAAAATCAAAACAAAAAGCAGGACTGGAACAGCAACATTCAATAAAAAAACTCTACTCCTCCTTCCTTGCCTTAAGCTAACTTAAAAGTGTCCTCGGGCGGATCAAACAGGTTGAGTTTAGCCTGCAGTAGATCAGATATCGCGTTTGGCATTTCCCATGTGTCACCCGTAAACCGGCACAAATCACGAAACTGCACGTTGTTGTCCGTCTCCGTGCAATGGACTTCGGTTATGCGCCATACCCTGCGAATTCCTGTTCCCGGTTCCACATGAAGCTGTATGACCACATCGACGGATCGCGCAACACGAAGATACAAGTGGCTGGAATCCCAGCTGCGACCGTCTTCCATAATCATGTCTACCAGATCCTGTATGGACGCTTCCGGTGAATTAGAATGGATTGTCCCCATCGAACCTGGATGTCCGCGGCGGAATGTTTTAACTAATTGATCGGCCTCTGCTCCCCGTGCTTCCCCTAAAATGACAATATCCGGCGACAGGCGCAACATGGTATGAAATTGGTTGAGTAACGTCCTGTCAAGGTGTTTTTGTTCTTCAAAACGTAATGATGTTCCTCCCTTTTAATATTGATCTAACGCTAATTCATAGGTACTTTCCAATACCCCAATGCGTAAATTAGGGTCAATAAATTGGGTCAACCAACGCAATAAACTCGTTTTTCCTGATGACGTTGGCCCGATGAGAAGAATATTCGCCCGTCCTCTCACCAGTTGCGCAAGGAGATCTACCACTTCTTGGTTCAACGTGCCATAATACAATAATTTTTCCGTCGTCAATCCTTTTATCCGGTGTTTGCGAATAGTAATGGTGGGATGTGGTGTTTCATCCCGGGCGCGTCAGGGTAATGCGTGATCCATCTGCCATCTTGGCTTCTACTACCGGGTGGAACGGTTAATTTCTTTGTTCTCGTTCGACAATAGCCTTGCCTGTATTTCCATAACTTCATCGTCATGTTGGAACATGACGCCATGTGCTTTTACCCGTCGCCCTTCCCTTTCAACCCATACATTTTCTCCTGCACCGTTGACCCATATTTCGTTGACTTCCGGATCGTCATACAGGTGTTGAATCTGTCCTAACCCCCAAATGACATTAAAAATATCCTGTATCAAGTCATTCGTTGCATTAATCCGCATGTCGTACAATTGCTCACGCACTAATGTCTTGGTCTCGGCGACGGCTTTTTATCCCCTGCACGAGCTAAACGAAACAAATCATTATTGTCCGTGTTTTGAATGATCCGTTCTTTGACACGTTCAGCAAGTTGAGAAACGCCTTCCATCAATGGACATCCTCACCTTTCACTACTAAAAAAAGCGGAGCTTGTGCTCGCGCTGTTTCCAGTGCCTCTATCTCTTTTTGGTGAACCTGTAAGGTCACCCCTACATCCGATCCCAATTCAATCGGTTCTTCCTTCCGATGATTGAATAGACTGTGGATTCTGTTACGAGAGCAGCCGGTCTCTCCTCTGTTGCCTGAACCCACACTTCAACATTCATTCCCGGTTCAATTACAGGACCATTAGCCGTTGTGTATGTAGCATCGACTGTGTAAAGCCTTGTGTTTTCATCGGTTATTTCAGTGACTAACTCTGGTATTATAAACTCCCCTGCTTTAATATCCTTTTTTGCTGATTTCCCTAATAATTCAGCAGGATCAAGTGCTTGAACTGCCTCCCCCATAACAGCCACTTGATTGAGGTGGTGGTCTTCTATCGTTTCCCCAGCTGATATATCTTTCGCGGCAACGACGATTCGCACATCGCTCTCTTGAGAAGCCTGAACATAATAGGCGTATCCTCCTGCTACGACCACGGCCATCAGGAATGATAAAACGATTTTCACAGTTTTCCCCACAAGTAAGTCCTCCTTTAAAAATTTTTCATATCCAAGAAAACCATTCTGAAAGATACGTGTTCCATACAAAAACCAAAGCTACGGCCGCTAATCCAATCCGTGTGATTAAATCAACCACAACATAGAGGGCATACGGCATTTTTACACCGATTTTTAATTCGTAAGGAAAGAAAAATTGTACTCTTCCGACGAACATGTCGAGCAAAATATGTGAAGAGAATCCTGTTAAAATGGCTAATGTGACCCACCTTCCCATATAAGGGCACAAATGGTCAGTAACAAAACCGGTATCCATGAGTGAAAAAGAGTGCGATGCCCTACGATATGCCGCAATGGCCATGATATAAAGAAAAATACCCTGCCCGCAAAGCTGCGATTATCGTCAATATCCGGCAGGAGACCCGCTACACCTCCTATCACAGCACCAGTGATGGAAGGGTAGACGGTGTAGCCTACCACTACCCTCCTAAAAAGTGTGTAGATGCTTTCATGCCAGATATTTCACTCCAATACTCTTCTATTAATAACAAAATATGGGATAAGCCGCCACCAAAGCCGGCCTTATCCGTCTTTTACTCAAAACAGCGGTAGCAAACAAATCTTTTGTTCCTTGGCCTTTTTCTGTTTTCAACTTTCCACATCACCTCTTCTCCTAATGCAATTGAATTACCACATTCCATACAACTAGGTAACACTTTATGCACAATATACCAGGCTTGTAAAAAACTTTTATCAGCCTTAAACGGTATGTTGTAAAAAGAAACCTGTTCCGTTTTTGTGATGGTTAATCACTTCCTTTCGTTCACCTTCTTTCTGACCTCCCAGGTTGAGACATTTCTTTTGCTCATGTACAATTTTTCCAAACGGGCAATGAGGTGATAGAATGAAAGACTTTAACACACTGATGGCAAACAATATCGTAAAAGACAGCCCACCCACTTATCGTCAATCCTGTTTGGTCTTGACGTGTACCCGCTGTTTGCAAAAACGAACAGCAGATCATTCTCCTTCCATACTTCTGTTTGAAAGTGAAATTAAACGGCTTGATGAAGGAATAGCCTGTCCTACATGCACTAGCAAGTGCCTCCCTGACCTCTGTTTTACTGAAATGGTTCAAAAGCTGATGTACGGTCCGTTCAACATTTACTCCAAAGACGCTGCCATCAACTTTGAAAGCCAGAATAACAGCATCACGATCCCGCTTGAGTTGCACACATCCGAGTGGACCCTTCCGGAAACGGCAACACATGACTTGTTTGAATGGTTTCTGGACATCGGGGTAGAACATTATCCCGCTTTTGGGACGGGTCTCAAGCATTTCGACTTCAAAAACTGGTCTTTCAGAATCCTGAGCCAAAACTGCAATACCATCCATGCTGAAGATTTCATTGACTTTGTGATGGAATGACCGTTTTTTCCAGCGGGCGCACCTCTATCTCCGCCCGTTCTTCTCTCTTGTTTTTCACCGCCTGCTTCGTCACATGCAATACTTCTACTTGCACGTCATCCACATAACAGATGCCGCACATGCCGTCCAAAATGCTCTTGGCCACATTGTCCAGATCAAATCGGCTTCGGGAAAACAATTTCATGGAAACTTCCACCGGACCTGTTAACGGCTGTTTACAGACCTTCCTTGCCTCCCATCCCACCAACTGCTGGTATGCTTTTGTCTTCTCCGGGGTGTACACAAAAGCCGCTCGTCCTCTCATCCCCAACCTTGGCCGGCTCTTGGGAACGGGACGTCCGCTCACAATAATCTTGATTGTTTCTACCTCCCTCCTTAAGCCACAATGTCCTGTATCTCCCTGGATGAAAGACAACATGCGGCAAAACCGGGCAATGATGTTTTGTCAGCCAAACATGACGCAAAACGTTCGTCCGTCATCTCTTCGTACGGAAAAACGACTCTGCTCGTTTCTGCCAGCATCCGGATGTGTTCTGCTAAAGCTATGAGTTGGTATACATCCAGTTTGGATACATCACACGCTTTTACGTCAACCAAAATGCAGACACGTTTCTCTAAATGGGCGAACCTGAAAAAATGTTCAGGACCACCTTTGGCGTTGTAGATATGCCAGAACTGAACCATCCATACCGATTCGTCAAACTGTTTCCGCATGACTTCCAACGCTTGAAACTGGTCATTCAACTGTTTCAGAATGCCCAACTGAACACCCCCTTTCGTGTGTCGTTAATCTGAACCGGATCGCTTCCAAAGCCAATTCCAGATTATGAACATCCAGTTTGAACAATTCATTGACCGTCACTTCCATCCCCCGGTTGTACAAAACCACTGCCAGCTTTGCCAGTATACGCATACCACTTGAAAAATCCTGCTCGGCAAACATCTCCGTAAATTCAAACACCCCCTTGTCCGGCTTGTAGTACGGGAATGCTTTCTGTCTCAGTTCTTCATTTCCGCTGATGAGGTAGACGAGTGACAAATGCTCTTTGTTGTTTCTGTACCGTTCAGGCAACATGGAACGCAATTGGCCAAAGTGAACCGCATGGTCTTTGGAAAGAAAGTTGGTACCCAAATTTCCCCTCCTTTTCGTGGTATGCCTAACTGGAATCGTTTAGCCAACAGAAGCTCTGAGGGGCTGGAAGGCGAAGACTGAAACAGACTCACCCATCGGAAACATCTGTCTCCAGCCCCAAATGTCCCCTACCAGGTTCCAGTCTTTTTGGGCTGGACAGGCCACTTTTCCCGTTCCCTCACCAGCCCTTTGAAAGAATATTTTTTTCGCAACAGAAGCACCTGCAAAAGAAGTGGTGTGAGGTATCAGGCTTTTTACCATTTCCTTGCCATTCAGGCCGTTTACGCGTCTTTGTTTCCCACCGGATACGCCACGGTATAGCGAAACCTTTGTACGTGGACATGGAGCCACGGGATGGTTGCCATCAAAAAAACACGCCTTTGATCGTATTTCCCATTTTCCGGAAGTCGATTGTATACTTAGAGAGTGAGAATAGGGGCGACCAGCCAAAACGTCATAAACATTGATTTGACAAGGTTTTTGGCCAATATGAGGTGTGAACGATTGTTCACACATGTGTGAACGATAATTCACACTTCTTTTTTACTCCAATCCCTTGTACGGCAAGGGTTTCCTCAAATTATACATGTCGATTTATAGGGTTATTTTTTCGATTTTTGCTCTTTCTTATATTTCAGGAATGTTTTGCGCTTGACGAGCTTCCCGTACTCCTTTCCACTATGGAGCCACACTTTCCATTCCAGTAACACCCCTTTCTTTTCCAGCTTGTCATACCGCATAGCGAGTCGGGCCAACGTGGGGTTGATTCTGTTTCGCTCTCCGCAAAACACGATCTCCGGATTAACAAAAAGAGGACGTTCGGTTACTGGACGCCCGAATTCTCGTATCTCATCAGTATTGGCAAAC includes the following:
- a CDS encoding TrbC/VirB2 family protein; this encodes MAIVKLMERRKVLILAVLAAVLVSIFVASPAEAALDVKPNKNALKNEVNTAADNIVTFVRTIFGVIVAVLFVWGAFLLLGGQAIHNAWRLLSRNSVTLSLR
- a CDS encoding PKD domain-containing protein: MTEAKAAVKSGRLRDGRILVMGGRRSGTNLDTVEVYRPEDNSWEKIGELTSVRRLPAAAILPDGHVIAAGGRNRNNKELKTAEIGYFNHAPIVKLSSPANDSVTNANNNRIELRWTASDIEGDRITNYRLKIGTSPGASDVANTSGSWRTSYTFDFSERPPNQTYYWTVMARDELGDWSDWAPTRSFTVRNRTPEAVFQFSPSKTDRLRDVSFVNMSSDPDGDSLTYKWEYRLQGSSGWKQFSTTKEPRVKFPEVGIYDLRLTVTDPYGASHSNTKTGLEIYNLAPEIEPLFPPSGYVTEMGQTKVELKWRANDPEKDGMNQYRLKIGTTPGGDDVLSISGNWITTYTFDFSHRNPNQTYYWSVMGRDVHGDWSSWSPVQSFVVPKQLEARVEHARGGRNFVGKPVVQSMSFSPVSRLLSSPRRVIKR
- a CDS encoding Kelch repeat-containing protein, coding for MFKGKRGLIVIVTLVLFTSIMFPHEGVQAADGNWRRIADMNEARGHGPAGVVLNNGDFLVIGGASGEKTNQISRTVELYDKNRDRWVYKAPMKERRLEIEAVTLDDGRVLVPGGRTKFSPDPKPRATNTVEIYNPKTNTWSYAAPMKTPRRNYRMVKLLDGRVLVAGGRNDETQRIRSMEIYDPKSNTWSSVGNMRTTRFSFVMEVLANGKILFAGGTDDNGKYQAQLKYMTLKQKVDNRCQYDGSESSGQIG
- a CDS encoding Flp family type IVb pilin produces the protein MVRSIQQFWKDESGLSTLEYIVGAGVMVLLALFVFTGVFKPEIEGTADKVGQAIEEAGTEATR
- a CDS encoding type II secretion system F family protein yields the protein MKYWKGLGRRVNNRWARQFVNLLLLREERGADIEDGLFNLVKQMKTSQIETQREKAEMAQTRMIHLILMISAMGLFLYNLPGNYGFVTTEPLGRSIVTVVAVLLLVSLAIFIIWIEKRWNERADSSSFLRGWSLFLGMVFINC
- a CDS encoding SAF domain-containing protein; amino-acid sequence: MGKTVKIVLSFLMAVVVAGGYAYYVQASQESDVRIVVAAKDISAGETIEDHHLNQVAVMGEAVQALDPAELLGKSAKKDIKAGEFIIPELVTEITDENTRLYTVDATYTTANGPVIEPGMNVEVWVQATEERPAALVTESTVYSIIGRKNRLNWDRM
- a CDS encoding metal-dependent hydrolase, giving the protein MVGYTVYPSITGAVIGGVAGLLPDIDDNRSFAGRVFFFISWPLRHIVGHRTLFHSWIPVLLLTICALIWEGGSH
- a CDS encoding RusA family crossover junction endodeoxyribonuclease is translated as MLSFIQGDTGHCGLRREVETIKIIVSGRPVPKSRPRLGMRGRAAFVYTPEKTKAYQQLVGWEARKVCKQPLTGPVEVSMKLFSRSRFDLDNVAKSILDGMCGICYVDDVQVEVLHVTKQAVKNKREERAEIEVRPLEKTVIPSQSQ
- a CDS encoding DUF6075 family protein codes for the protein MGTNFLSKDHAVHFGQLRSMLPERYRNNKEHLSLVYLISGNEELRQKAFPYYKPDKGVFEFTEMFAEQDFSSGMRILAKLAVVLYNRGMEVTVNELFKLDVHNLELALEAIRFRLTTHERGCSVGHSETVE